In a single window of the Octopus sinensis linkage group LG1, ASM634580v1, whole genome shotgun sequence genome:
- the LOC118763096 gene encoding SCAN domain-containing protein 3-like has translation MKFVIEIVNFIRLNGKTHRQFRNFIEELELEDKLSDVSFYCIVRWLSTSNVLSRIVNIFPDIEIKDYKVEEHKDKLQGLLDNFLPRFHDLRKLKPCFAFLVNPFMIDVVNGCPILEPLVTKSFALKMEVMELQEDLGLKMIHKSQPSTEFWKQVPQIKYPKLKKTGVRLISIFSTTYCCESLYSVMKFVKSKHRAIFTNQHLTYLIRIALTT, from the exons ATGAAATTTGTCATTGAAATTGTCAATTTCATACGCTTAAATGGGAAAACGCACCGACAGTTCAGAAATTTTATTGAAGAACTAGAGCTTGAAGATAAACTTAGTGATGTCTCTTTCTACTGCATTGTGAGGTGGCTGTCAACCAGCAATGTCTTGAGTAG GATAGTAAATATATTCCCTGATATTGAAATAAAAGACTACAAAGTAGAAGAACACAAAGATAAATTACAAGGACTGCTTGATAATTTCCTACCCAGGTTCCATGACTTGCGGAAGTTGAAGCCCTGCTTCGCCTTTCTTGTAAATCCATTTATGATTGACGTGGTTAATGGATGTCCAATTTTGGAACCTCTGGTTACGAAATCATTTGCTTTGAAAATGGAAGTAATGGAATTACAGGAGGACTTGGGTCTAAAGATGATCCATAAATCCCAGCCTTCAACTGAGTTCTGGAAACAAGTTCCACAAATAAAATATCCTAAACTGAAGAAAACTGGTGTGCGACTCATCTCAATTTTCAGCACAACATACTGTTGTGAATCACTGTACTCTGTAATGAAATTTGTGAAGTCGAAGCACCGTGCAATCTTTACAAACCAACACCTGACGTATCTAATTCGTATAGCTTTGACAACATAG